A window of Cloacibacillus sp. An23 contains these coding sequences:
- a CDS encoding chromate transporter: MTGKIAELVWAFLQVGITAFGGGLSTLPLIEYQLVIKNGWMTSDGFNQLVAVSQVTPGPIAINAATFAGYQQAGFLGSLFATAALVAAPVAALCVVLLALRRVSAEGGKKFKSVLRPIVAGLLTLSVISPFSATWQNGWKAVAMFCAGIVLIKYSKFCKERPSAMLMAFGLAGAVFLR; the protein is encoded by the coding sequence ATGACCGGGAAGATAGCCGAGCTCGTCTGGGCGTTCCTGCAGGTCGGCATAACGGCTTTCGGCGGCGGGCTTTCTACTCTTCCGCTGATAGAGTACCAGCTCGTTATAAAGAACGGCTGGATGACGAGCGACGGCTTTAACCAGCTTGTCGCAGTCTCGCAGGTCACTCCCGGGCCGATAGCGATAAACGCCGCGACATTCGCGGGATACCAGCAGGCGGGATTCCTCGGCTCGCTTTTCGCGACGGCCGCTCTCGTGGCGGCCCCGGTGGCGGCGCTCTGCGTCGTCCTGCTCGCGCTCAGGCGCGTCAGCGCGGAGGGCGGAAAAAAGTTCAAGTCGGTTCTGCGTCCGATAGTCGCCGGGCTGCTCACTCTTTCGGTCATATCGCCGTTTTCGGCGACGTGGCAGAACGGATGGAAGGCTGTCGCGATGTTCTGCGCCGGGATCGTGCTTATAAAGTACAGTAAATTCTGTAAGGAGCGTCCGTCGGCGATGCTTATGGCGTTCGGGCTGGCGGGAGCGGTTTTTTTAAGATAG
- a CDS encoding LmeA family phospholipid-binding protein, which produces MFNKKILAAAAAAAAISGQAWAGQTEAGAARMIGEALRDEFRPESVSVTVADGARRAWAECLGADISGIRIKEVRLDAVIDPAGVESARSGEDIMSCIESSRGEITIAERDVNEYFERNGGASGFSSLRFDFTPNGYRAKGRFEAELLVVKLDLNLEAEGRLGLRSDGVYLEDTILYAEGAKQSDSITELVTSKVNPLLSFSNIPFPVEFSSIKMSGSEATMTGNPEKPGKGERWSWNR; this is translated from the coding sequence ATGTTCAATAAAAAAATACTGGCGGCCGCCGCGGCCGCCGCGGCGATATCGGGACAGGCGTGGGCCGGACAGACGGAGGCCGGCGCGGCGCGAATGATCGGCGAAGCGCTGAGGGACGAATTCCGCCCGGAGAGCGTCAGCGTCACCGTCGCGGACGGCGCGAGGCGCGCGTGGGCTGAATGCCTCGGCGCGGACATATCGGGGATAAGGATAAAGGAGGTCAGGCTAGACGCCGTCATAGACCCGGCTGGCGTCGAAAGTGCGCGGAGCGGAGAGGATATAATGTCCTGCATCGAGAGTTCGCGCGGCGAGATAACGATAGCCGAGCGCGACGTCAACGAATATTTTGAAAGGAACGGAGGCGCGAGCGGATTCAGCAGCCTCAGGTTCGACTTCACGCCGAATGGGTACAGGGCGAAGGGGCGCTTCGAGGCGGAGCTGCTCGTCGTAAAGCTCGACCTGAACCTTGAGGCCGAGGGAAGGCTCGGCCTGCGCAGCGACGGAGTCTATCTCGAAGACACAATCCTCTACGCGGAGGGAGCGAAGCAGTCAGACTCGATAACGGAGCTCGTCACGAGCAAGGTGAATCCGCTGCTCTCGTTCTCCAACATACCGTTCCCGGTCGAATTCAGCTCTATAAAAATGAGCGGCTCAGAGGCTACGATGACCGGAAACCCAGAAAAGCCCGGAAAGGGCGAGCGCTGGAGCTGGAACAGGTAA
- a CDS encoding chromate transporter, which produces MSLWELFVFFFRISAVTFGGGIVILGLVQLEQEKRRDIDPEEFADMVSLAASMPGPIAVSISWLMGRHYKGLAGSIAASAGAVLPPFLIILLLSPFVIKYSDVPAVKGFFRGVLAGTSAMIALVIVDNVKNALAGKWWNVVPYALVISAIGVFHIHPFAAMAGALALQYAHERIAA; this is translated from the coding sequence ATGAGCTTATGGGAACTCTTCGTTTTCTTTTTTAGAATAAGCGCGGTGACGTTCGGCGGAGGCATAGTCATTCTCGGACTGGTGCAGCTCGAACAGGAAAAGCGGCGCGACATAGACCCTGAGGAATTCGCCGATATGGTGAGCCTCGCGGCGTCTATGCCTGGGCCTATCGCCGTGTCTATCTCGTGGCTCATGGGAAGGCATTACAAAGGGCTCGCCGGAAGCATCGCCGCTTCCGCCGGAGCCGTGCTTCCGCCGTTTCTGATAATCCTGCTGCTGTCGCCATTCGTCATTAAATATTCCGACGTTCCCGCGGTCAAAGGATTTTTCAGAGGGGTGCTCGCGGGGACGAGCGCGATGATAGCGCTCGTAATAGTTGACAACGTTAAGAACGCGCTCGCCGGCAAGTGGTGGAACGTCGTGCCGTACGCCCTCGTCATATCTGCGATAGGCGTTTTCCACATCCATCCGTTCGCCGCTATGGCGGGGGCGCTCGCGCTCCAATACGCGCACGAGAGGATTGCGGCATGA
- the dnaA gene encoding chromosomal replication initiator protein DnaA encodes MANDADLVWNEFYKYCIEKIGKDDKTVEMYLQTCMPVSLANGVLLVDVATPFAMDQIRNRYMDRMQKLIAETGFASELRFAVAETHEDKEDKKPPSRVAAPPAEAAPPARASSKNGLNPNYVFSTFVVGKSNRLPHAASLAVAESPGNTYNPFFIWGKVGLGKTHLMHAIGHHIEDADPKTKILYVSAEKFTNDLISSIRNNTTQEFRARYRELDVLMIDDVQFIAGKEQTQEEFFWTFNALHDAKKQIIISADRPPKDIEGIADRLVSRFEWGLVTDIQPPDLETRVAILQKKVEMKGYRNIPEEVIMFIAQNIPSNIRELEGSLNRIVACADLNHEPITIENASVWLKDLIKSVPGTEVTIGLIQQLTAETFGITIEDLLSKKRTADLALARQVAMYVARNKTNEPLIQIAYAFNKKDHTNVIHACKKISDLIKTDMRVRSFVDNIVNKI; translated from the coding sequence ATGGCTAACGATGCGGATTTGGTTTGGAACGAATTTTATAAATATTGTATAGAGAAAATAGGCAAGGACGACAAAACGGTCGAAATGTACCTTCAAACATGTATGCCTGTCTCTCTCGCGAACGGCGTGCTTCTGGTTGACGTCGCCACGCCGTTCGCGATGGATCAGATAAGGAACAGATACATGGACAGGATGCAGAAGCTCATCGCAGAAACGGGCTTCGCCTCCGAGCTCCGCTTCGCCGTCGCTGAAACACACGAAGACAAGGAGGATAAAAAGCCGCCGAGCAGGGTCGCCGCGCCTCCGGCCGAGGCCGCGCCGCCTGCGAGGGCTTCGAGCAAAAACGGCCTCAATCCCAACTACGTATTCTCCACGTTCGTCGTCGGCAAGTCGAACAGGCTGCCGCACGCGGCAAGCCTCGCCGTAGCCGAGTCTCCGGGCAACACATACAACCCGTTTTTCATATGGGGGAAGGTCGGGCTCGGCAAGACGCATCTGATGCACGCGATAGGGCACCACATCGAGGACGCCGACCCGAAAACGAAAATACTGTATGTGAGCGCCGAAAAGTTTACGAACGACCTTATCAGCTCTATACGCAACAACACGACGCAGGAATTCCGCGCGCGCTACCGCGAGCTCGACGTGCTTATGATAGACGACGTCCAGTTCATCGCGGGCAAGGAGCAGACGCAGGAGGAGTTTTTCTGGACCTTCAACGCGCTGCACGACGCGAAGAAACAGATAATAATCAGCGCCGACCGGCCGCCTAAGGACATCGAGGGCATAGCCGACAGGCTCGTATCCCGCTTCGAGTGGGGGCTGGTGACCGACATACAGCCGCCGGATCTTGAGACGCGCGTCGCGATACTTCAGAAAAAAGTAGAGATGAAGGGCTACCGCAATATCCCCGAAGAGGTCATCATGTTCATAGCGCAGAATATCCCGAGCAACATCAGGGAGCTCGAGGGTTCGCTGAACAGGATAGTCGCGTGCGCCGACCTCAACCACGAGCCGATAACGATAGAAAACGCCTCAGTCTGGCTCAAGGATCTGATAAAGAGCGTGCCGGGCACCGAGGTGACGATAGGGCTGATACAGCAGCTCACCGCCGAAACATTCGGCATAACGATAGAGGATCTGCTGTCGAAGAAGCGCACCGCCGACCTCGCGCTTGCGCGCCAGGTCGCCATGTACGTCGCGCGCAACAAGACAAACGAGCCTCTGATACAGATAGCGTACGCCTTCAACAAAAAGGACCACACGAATGTAATCCACGCCTGTAAAAAAATATCCGACCTTATAAAGACGGATATGAGGGTGAGATCCTTTGTGGATAACATTGTAAACAAGATATAA
- the dnaN gene encoding DNA polymerase III subunit beta — MKLTINKKQFLGSWSLAERSTSTGGTVSILSSILVKASAESVILQATDIKTSVICRAAGVTVLEPGEAVFPIKMVSDLFKKAPGEEFTLDVDGGKVVLRAGRSKYNFSTYPVGEFPALPSSDEAELFCSIAAGELAKVLDEGTLAASAGEEFPLYLSSANLQIVSSRLNVVSTDTRRLALSAASVFDAKEGEQALLPMKGIKELQRILGSLTPETEVKVLFDSAQFYFKTETLEFTVRRVESKFPPYEKILPKHSTLDVLTDRGELISALERVDVIVRDFNRMVVLDMAPDGPVVLRGKAPDFGQAKEEIEAEIKGDKLRIAVNSKFFLEALKVLREPQVRLSFNGQSGHMSVKRGDGDGFLCLIAPINLSEDELKAFDSDLG, encoded by the coding sequence GTGAAACTTACAATCAATAAAAAACAGTTCCTCGGCAGCTGGAGCCTCGCGGAGCGGAGCACCTCCACGGGAGGCACCGTAAGCATACTTTCTTCGATATTGGTGAAGGCCTCGGCCGAATCGGTAATACTTCAGGCGACCGATATAAAAACCTCGGTGATATGCCGCGCGGCCGGAGTCACTGTGCTGGAGCCCGGCGAGGCCGTCTTCCCGATAAAGATGGTGAGCGACCTTTTCAAGAAAGCGCCGGGCGAAGAGTTCACCCTCGACGTCGACGGCGGAAAGGTCGTGCTGAGGGCGGGCAGAAGCAAATACAACTTCTCTACCTATCCGGTCGGCGAGTTTCCCGCTCTGCCCTCGTCAGACGAGGCGGAGCTGTTCTGTTCGATAGCGGCGGGGGAGCTCGCGAAGGTTCTCGACGAAGGCACTTTAGCTGCCTCGGCCGGCGAAGAGTTTCCGCTTTACCTCTCGTCCGCCAACCTCCAGATAGTATCGTCGCGCCTCAACGTCGTCTCCACCGACACGAGGAGGCTCGCGCTGTCGGCGGCATCCGTATTCGACGCGAAGGAGGGCGAGCAGGCCCTGCTTCCGATGAAGGGGATAAAGGAGCTTCAGCGCATACTCGGCTCACTGACGCCTGAGACCGAGGTCAAGGTGCTGTTCGACAGCGCGCAGTTCTATTTCAAGACCGAGACGCTCGAATTCACCGTGCGCCGCGTCGAATCCAAGTTCCCGCCATACGAGAAGATACTGCCGAAGCACAGCACTCTCGACGTGCTGACCGACAGGGGCGAGCTGATATCGGCGCTTGAGCGCGTTGACGTCATCGTGCGCGACTTCAACAGGATGGTCGTGCTCGACATGGCCCCGGACGGCCCCGTCGTGCTGCGCGGCAAGGCTCCGGACTTCGGGCAGGCGAAGGAAGAGATAGAGGCCGAGATCAAAGGCGACAAGCTCCGCATCGCCGTCAATTCAAAATTCTTCCTCGAGGCGCTCAAGGTGCTGCGCGAGCCGCAGGTAAGGCTTTCGTTCAACGGGCAGTCGGGCCACATGTCGGTCAAGCGGGGCGACGGCGACGGTTTCCTCTGTCTTATAGCGCCTATAAACCTCTCCGAGGACGAGCTTAAGGCCTTCGATTCCGACCTCGGCTAA